The Perca fluviatilis chromosome 17, GENO_Pfluv_1.0, whole genome shotgun sequence region ATGTCCAAGGCAGGGGTTgtgatgggagtaggattcggttcggttcggcagaatcttaaccagtgggttCGGTATTCAGCAGAACCCAAAAAATCTGGGTTTGGTGAATCCCTAATATAggtataatatatacatacatatatatatatatatatatatatatatatatatatacatatatatatgtatacatacatatatacatacatatatatatatatatatatacatacatatatatatatatatatatatatatatatatatatatatatatatatatatagtgatgCATACTGCGTGCATACAAGCACACGCTTCACAACAGGTTAaaggacacaccttctcattaaatgtgtttcctttttattttcatgactatttacattgtagattctcactgaaggcatcaaaactatgaatgaacacatatggaattatgtacttaacaaaaagtgtgaaataactgaaaacatgtcttatattttagattcttcaaagtagccaccctttgcttttttgataactctgcaaacccttggtgttctctcaatgagcttcatgaggtagtcacctgaaatggttttaccttcacaggtgtgctttgtcagggttcattagtggaattatttcccttattaataaaaaagcaaagggtggctactttgaagaatctaaaatataagacatgttttcagttatttcacacttttttgttaagtacataattccatatgtgttcattcatagttttgatgccttcagtgagaatctacaatgtaaatagtcatgaaaataaaaggaaatgcattgaatgagaaggtgtgtccaaacttttggcctgtactgtacatatatatatataaaaaatatataacattataTTGTGTTATATCTTGGTATTACAGATCATATCAGAAGGATTATCACAACACAACGCTGCTGAGAaataatatttattcataattacacattttacaaaAGTAGAGAAACAAATGAACATTTCACTTAGAATGATTTGATATTTCTAACCAATCACAGGCAGCCTGTTGGGCTTCAGCCAATCAGCTGCTTCAGATTTCTGCAGCTCTGATTGGACCTttgaacaacaaaacaaaacaataaagctTCAACCATTCAGAGTGTTTGGGTGGACGGGGAGCTGCTGGTTGTTAAGGAGACCTGTCAGTCTGCCATTAAACAGGGGTTACCATGGTTACAGCTCACTGGGTTACCATGGTTACAGCTCACCGCCTGTTGGAGCGCTGTCTCTTGGACATGAAATGACCATCTGCAGCCAGGCGTTAGCATGTTGCTACATGTAGCAGATATAGAAACACGGCTCGCTGTGGCATCATACACAGCAGGACCTTTAGTTTACCTCGTTATAAGAAGATATGGCCAcgttaacgtgtgtgtgtgtgtgtgtgtgtgtgtgtgtgtctctgtgtgtgtgtgtgtgtgtgtctctgtgtgtgtgtgtgtgtgtgtgtgtgtgtgtgtgtctctgtgtgtgtgtgtgtgtgtgtgtgtgtgtgtgtgtgtgtgtggtgtgtgtgtgtgtgtgtgtgtgtttgtgtgtgtgtgtgtgtgtgtgtgtgtgtgtgtgtgtgtgtgtgtgtgtgtgtacagggacAGGTCTCCTATAAAggatcatgtttttttgttagttCAGTTTCTGGACGAGCGacacaaaagaagaaagaaaggttTGGCATTTCCCCTTCATGAGGCACAAGGCATTCTGGGAGTTTGAGTCCACTTCCTGGCCTCCACAGCGGCTTTGTTACAGAGAAAGTTACCCACAATGCCACCAACTTTAAAAATCTGTCTTTGTCGGCCAATCAGAGGCTGCCTCGCCCGGCCAATCACACGCTTCCGAGCCCCTCGCccactctgattggctgtcctGGCTGCAGCTTGAAGCTGAAGTCTTTGGGAGCCTCAAACAGCAGGACGATGGTGGAGCCCAGGTTAAACTCTCCCACAGCCTCCCCCTTCTGTAAGCCCACGCCTGAGGCCACACCCCCTCCCTCTGCCGAGGCCACGCCCCCTACACCTGCCGCCTGCAACACCTGGTCGTCCACGGCAATGTAGCTGTAGTCGTGGAAGGAGCCTTTCCTGTAGCGAGGAGTGTTGGTCTGAAGCTCCTGCACAACACAGATATAGAGAGAGATTAATGGCTCTGAAATATGAtttatattacacacacacacacacacacacacacacacacacagagagacacaaacagacacacacacagagacacacacacacacacacagacacacacacacacacacacacacacacacacacacatacacacacacacacacacacacacacacacacacacagacacacacacacacaccaacccctgaacattttgagcattaaacatttcatttcctgcattctggtgaattgttTTGCACCTATTTCgacctttttctgaataaatatacctgaaatatctttatgtaaagttAAACATTACAATCCagctataaaaacataatgtaatatattgcagtaaggctgtcaggaattctgtattactttcatctatttattctcctttagatcagctttctaattatatctgagtcagcacacatgtagcctataggcatcatttactcttaccttctcttttgcgtcttttgttggggaagtaacctcagtgatacattattcattttaatttattaataaacctctggactttaatatttcagatgtttgagcaagatttctgctcatgtccaaaactttgtgcacattcaaaatataactcatcccatctgtgttctctgagatttggaggagtcaatattttgtgaaaaataaagttataataggctattaacctacaagaataaagtcactatatttcagaaaataatccacctgcaccgtagtctgctgtgcattacgtgatctggtagatctcagacctcctgacagactcagagccctgtctggtctctggtctctaaaTGAGACCAGGTTTAGGGAAGAGGCTGAACGCTGCTCTACACCGGAGCTGTTTACAgtgagagaggacactaagagacgTCCGGTTATATATACTGCAGCAAAGGTGCAGCCTAGGACCCCCCCAGGTGAACCCTAACCCATCCTTCCAGTCTCTGTCCCACTGCAGCACAGGTGCAGCCTGGGACCCCCCCCAGGTTTACTAACTTTAACTCAGGATCATATTTCCTATGGTTTTTGCTGGGTCCTGTCTCCTCCCTTCATGCTGATTGCTGTTGTCTTGGGACAAGGAAACAATGCATTTTAAAGCTGATACACGCATGCACAATTACCGATATCAATAGAGCTGCATACAGAGTTATTTCTTCTTGGCGTGTTGCGCCTCCCCTGTGGCTCTTTGGCGCCCCCCAGGGGAGGCGCGCCTCACCTATTGAAAACCCCTGCTGTAGATCACCAAATATTATTAATACCTAACTTAgaccggttacacactgcctgcgtggcagCTGAAtggcgttttctacgtcttttcccaccagaaaggtgtctgacgcggcgatgctgctgctgctagccttgtctggacacatggatgttttccataaacataaatataaatatattctgatctgattacagcaaagacaacgtcggcagtattgacggtgaaataggctccagaatatttccttctggatgaCAGGTgacatttaaattacatttatatcaaaacctcgagactttcaaacatcaacatgtcatttatgaaTACAAATTTGAGTCAAAattacatataaacatcttttcctaaacctaacccttaGCCTCGGTTACTACCGAGTTATTATTGCTAACGTGATAACGTTATGGCCCTGTCCTACCGCGATTTTGTCACCGACCACTTCTTAAAGCTTTCCACACACGTGAAAGTGAAAAGATAAATGATCTTTATGACCTGGTCGAAGTAGATTCTGATGGATCCCACGTTGGTGGCGCCGACTGCCGTCAGCGAGAAGAAGCCGTGCTGCCATTGGCCGGTGAGAGCCACGCGCTCGTTGAGACAGAAGAGCTCTTTAACCAGGCGAGCTACACCGGGATTCACCGACATCAGGGagcctggacacacacacacacacacacacacacaatcacacacacacacacacacacacacacacacacacacatacacacacacacatacacacacagtttaaaatAGGCAGCAAATAAAGccagaaaaacattttataaagtatataaaaaatctgacataaaacaacaaaaacgtggaattcttttgtttaaaaagtgaaaaaacgtGGTaaaatatgtcgaaaaaacccACAAAAGCTACAGATAACAGAGACAACAGGAAGTGTGATCACAGCCAGCAGGAAGTGAGCTCACAGCCAGCAGGAAGTGAGTCTGACCTGGGAAGTGGCGTCGGAGCTCCACCCTCCAGTCTGTGGGCGAGTGGAAGCAGTGATAATCTCCTGGAGCCAGATACACAACGACGTGGAACAGGTCATTATCTGGAGAGGACAGGAGACAGTCCCGGAAGGTAGACGggtctgagagagagacaggttggagagagagacaagttagagagagacagacaggttagagagagagagacaggttgagTGGAAGCAGTGATAATCTCCTGGAGCCAGATACACAACGACGTGGAACAGGTCATTATCTGGAGAGGACAGGAGACGGTTCCGGAAGGTAGACAGGTCTGAGAGACAGACGggtctgagagacagacaggtcagagagagagacaggttggagagagagacaggttagagaaaGATACAGACAGGTTAGGTGAGAGGAAGCAGTGATAATCTCCTGACGACACAACCACGTGGAACCGAGGTCATATTCTCTGCGACAGGGAGACGGTCCCGGAAGGTAGCAGAActgagagaaaagagacaggttagagaggagaaggaagaggtAGAAGGTTAGAGAcaggatagagagggagacaggtaaagacagagagagaacaggtTAGGAGAAGGTATAGATAGAGAGACaggatagagagacagacatggaATAGATCATTATCTGGAGAGGACAGGAGACGGTCCCGGAAGGAAGACAggtctgagagacagacagagagacagacaggttagagagggagacaggttagagagagagagacagacaggttagagagagacaggttagaaaTAGAGACAGACGAGTGGAAGCAGTGATAATCTCCTGGAGCCAGATACACAACGACATGGAACAGGTCATTATCTGGAGAGGACAGCAGATGGTCCCGGAAGGTAGACAggtctgagagacagacagagagacagacaggttagagagggagacaggttagagagacagacaggtagagagagagataggatAGAGAGACaggatagagagacagacatggaACAGATCATTATCTGGAGAGGACAGGAGACGGTCCTGGAATGAAAAAAGACAggtctgagagacagacaggttagagagagagacaggttagagataCAGACatggagggatggagacagGCATTTGAGGCACGGAGAgagaaaggca contains the following coding sequences:
- the pisd gene encoding phosphatidylserine decarboxylase proenzyme, mitochondrial isoform X1 translates to MAAALRRLISGLSRRVSSSVSRRMLSTGRSFLPRPRPLPLLLLTGGGYLGYEHYRRRGPWEDGAPPPPATPTQVALYRSFPTRLLSRTWGRLNGVELPTWLRKPVFSLYIWTFGVNMQEAAVEDLHHYRNLGEFFRRRLKPAVRPLCASSCLISPADGKILHFGRVKNSEVEQVKGVTYSLEHFLGPQKGRGNDPSTFRDCLLSSPDNDLFHVVVYLAPGDYHCFHSPTDWRVELRRHFPGSLMSVNPGVARLVKELFCLNERVALTGQWQHGFFSLTAVGATNVGSIRIYFDQELQTNTPRYRKGSFHDYSYIAVDDQVLQAAGVGGVASAEGGGVASGVGLQKGEAVGEFNLGSTIVLLFEAPKDFSFKLQPGQPIRVGEGLGSV
- the pisd gene encoding phosphatidylserine decarboxylase proenzyme, mitochondrial isoform X3, which translates into the protein MALRSVSRLVALYRSFPTRLLSRTWGRLNGVELPTWLRKPVFSLYIWTFGVNMQEAAVEDLHHYRNLGEFFRRRLKPAVRPLCASSCLISPADGKILHFGRVKNSEVEQVKGVTYSLEHFLGPQKGRGNDPSTFRDCLLSSPDNDLFHVVVYLAPGDYHCFHSPTDWRVELRRHFPGSLMSVNPGVARLVKELFCLNERVALTGQWQHGFFSLTAVGATNVGSIRIYFDQELQTNTPRYRKGSFHDYSYIAVDDQVLQAAGVGGVASAEGGGVASGVGLQKGEAVGEFNLGSTIVLLFEAPKDFSFKLQPGQPIRVGEGLGSV
- the pisd gene encoding phosphatidylserine decarboxylase proenzyme, mitochondrial isoform X2; the encoded protein is MEPPPLRPRPHRLQVPRLALRRRLSVLRGGVSRPTPWRRRPLAFLCYVLSLSALRPWAKRVALYRSFPTRLLSRTWGRLNGVELPTWLRKPVFSLYIWTFGVNMQEAAVEDLHHYRNLGEFFRRRLKPAVRPLCASSCLISPADGKILHFGRVKNSEVEQVKGVTYSLEHFLGPQKGRGNDPSTFRDCLLSSPDNDLFHVVVYLAPGDYHCFHSPTDWRVELRRHFPGSLMSVNPGVARLVKELFCLNERVALTGQWQHGFFSLTAVGATNVGSIRIYFDQELQTNTPRYRKGSFHDYSYIAVDDQVLQAAGVGGVASAEGGGVASGVGLQKGEAVGEFNLGSTIVLLFEAPKDFSFKLQPGQPIRVGEGLGSV